A window from Culex pipiens pallens isolate TS chromosome 3, TS_CPP_V2, whole genome shotgun sequence encodes these proteins:
- the LOC120420463 gene encoding uncharacterized protein LOC120420463, translating into MDVRSYRGPNIDSDHFLVACKIRARLSNVLTPRTARIARLNVQRLASSDVAAEYSRKLDERINEDAPTGNLDEQWGALQSIVNTTATEVIGTTRGRKPKGWFDAECQRVTDEKNEARKRMLVKGTRRNCERYSELRRAEKRTHRRKEREYDERVLAEAQAQYNANDKRRFYATVNGVRKKATPSPVMCNDREGNLLTDKTAVAARWKEHFQQLLNGETREGIVEDRMNVEDDGIAVDPPTLEDVEKAVKELKNAKSAGKDGLPAELFKHGSARMIEILHQIVQRIWCEEQLPTDWLDGLITPIYKKGQRLDCANYRGITILNSAYKVLSRILWSKLRPLTETFVGEYQCGFRAGRSTTDQMFTLRQILDKFREYNLQTHHLFIDFKAAYDSVKRNELWKIMLEHGFPAKLIRLIRATLDGAKSSVRIANETSEAFVTLDGLKQGDALSNLLFIIALEGAARRAGVQRNGTLITKSHMLLGYADDIDIIGIDRRSVEEAFVPFKREAAKIGLTINTAKTKYLVAGRARGSAGDGVSEVEIDGERYEVVDEFVYLGTLVTCDNDVSCEVKRRISAANRAFYGLRSQLRSRSLRTPTKITLYRTLILPVALYGHESWTLKEADQRALGVFERRILRTIFGGKQVGDRWRRRMNFELYQDYKHADIVKVIKHDRLKWAGHVARMSDERAAKTIFSSEPGRGRRLRGRPRTRWLCAVDEDARAANIVGDWRRAAQDRASWKSSISSALGR; encoded by the coding sequence ATGGACGTCCGATCGTACAGAGGACCGAACATCGACTCTGATCACTTCCTGGTAGCGTGCAAGATCCGAGCTAGGCTGTCGAACGTGTTGACCCCGCGGACTGCGAGGATAGCGCGGTTGAACGTCCAGCGCCTCGCGAGCAGCGACGTTGCTGCAGAGTACAGTCGGAAGCTCGACGAGCGGATCAACGAGGACGCGCCTACAGGTAACCTGGATGAGCAATGGGGAGCCCTCCAGAGCATCGTCAACACAACGGCTACCGAAGTGATCGGCACGACCAGAGGACGCAAACCCAAAGGGTGGTTCGATGCGGAGTGCCAGCGAGTGACGGACGAGAAGAACGAGGCCAGAAAGCGTATGCTGGTGAAGGGTACGCGCCGAAACTGTGAGCGATACAGTGAGCTGCGAAGAGCTGAGAAACGAACCCACCGCCGAAAAGAACGGGAGTACGACGAGAGAGTACTTGCCGAAGCTCAAGCACAGTACAACGCGAATGATAAGCGGAGGTTTTATGCAACTGTCAACGGTGTAAGAAAGAAAGCGACGCCTTCCCCTGTTATGTGCAACGACAGGGAAGGTAACCTGTTGACAGATAAGACAGCGGTAGCGGCCAGGTGGAAGGAGCACTTCCAACAGCTGTTGAACGGTGAGACGCGAGAGGGAATCGTCGAGGACAGGATGAACGTTGAGGATGATGGAATAGCTGTGGACCCGCCTACGTTGGAGGACGTGGAAAAAGCCGTAAAGGAGCTCAAGAACGCGAAATCCGCGGGAAAGGACGGACTTCCGGCCGAACTTTTCAAGCACGGGAGCGCGCGGATGATCGAGATTCTGCACCAAATCGTCCAGCGAATTTGGTGCGAAGAACAGCTTCCGACCGACTGGTTAGACGGGCTCATCACCCCAATCTACAAGAAAGGGCAAAGACTCGATTGTGCCAACTATCGAGGCATCACAATCCTCAACTCAGCGTACAAAGTACTATCCCGAATCCTGTGGAGCAAGCTGAGACCCTTGACCGAGACCTTTGTCGGCGAATACCAGTGCGGTTTTCGAGCGGGTCGGTCAACGACGGATCAGATGTTCACTCTGCGACAAATCCTCGACAAGTTCCGGGAGTACAACCTGCAAACACACCATTTgttcatcgacttcaaggcggcgTACGATTCAGTCAAAAGAAACGAACTTTGGAAAATTATGCTAGAACACGGCTTTCCGGCGAAGCTAATTAGACTGATTCGTGCAACGCTCGACGGAGCAAAATCAAGCGTGCGAATAGCCAACGAGACATCTGAAGCTTTCGTTACGTTGGATGGATTGAAGCAGGGCGATGCTCTCTCGAACTTACTGTTCATCATAGCGTTGGAGGGTGCTGCTCGAAGGGCAGGCGTGCAAAGAAACGGAACACTCATCACTAAATCGCACATGCTGCTTGGATACGCTGACGACATCGACATCATTGGTATCGACCGTCGGTCAGTGGAGGAGGCGTTCGTCCCTTTCAAGCGGGAAGCTGCGAAGATCGGACTGACCATCAACACTGCCAAGACCAAGTATCTGGTTGCTGGCAGAGCGCGTGGCAGTGCAGGTGATGGTGTTTCGGAGGTGGAAATAGATGGAGAAAGATATGAGGTGGTGGATGAATTTGTATATCTTGGTACACTTGTGACGTGCGACAACGATGTGAGCTGCGAAGTGAAACGGCGGATTAGTGCTGCAAACAGGGCCTTCTACGGTCTTCGTAGCCAGCTAAGGTCCCGCAGCCTAAGGACGCCTACGAAAATCACGCTGTACAGGACCTTGATACTCCCTGTAGCTCTTTACGGTCACGAGTCGTGGACGCTAAAGGAGGCTGACCAGAGAGCACTTGGGGTCTTCGAGCGGAGAATCCTGCGTACTATCTTCGGCGGCAAGCAAGTAGGAGACCGGTGGCGCAGGCGCATGAACTTCGAGCTGTACCAAGACTACAAACATGCTGATATCGTAAAAGTCATCAAGCACGACAGGCTGAAGTGGGCTGGACATGTAGCCAGAATGTCGGACGAGCGGGCGGCTAAAACGATATTCAGCAGCGAACCCGGACGGGGTCGTCGGCTTCGTGGAAGGCCTCGTACGCGTTGGCTGTGTGCAGTCGACGAAGATGCAAGAGCGGCCAACATTGTGGGCGACTGGAGACGAGCGGCCCAAGATCGAGCATCCTGGAAATCTTCGATTAGTTCAGCGTTGGGTCGATAG